Below is a genomic region from Sphingopyxis terrae subsp. terrae NBRC 15098.
TCGGCGCCGCCAATTTCGAAACCTTCTTTCGCGCCTGCGCCAATCTGATGACCGCCGACGGCGTGATGCTGCTCCACACCATCGGCCGTTTCGGTAAACCCGGCGCGACCGACGCCTTCACGCGCAAATATATCTTCCCCGGCGGCTATATCCCCGCGCTCAGCGAAACGGTCGCGGCGAGCGAAAAGAGCCGGCTGATCGTCACCGACGTCGAAACGCTGCGGCTGCATTATGCGCTTACGCTGCGCCAATGGTATGCGCGCACGCTGGCGCATCGGGGCGAGATCGTCGCCATGATGGACGAACGCTTCTATCGCATGTGGACCTTCTACCTGGCCGGCGCCACCGCGGCCTTCGAAAGCGGCGGGATGGGCAATTACCAGATCCAGTTCGCCCGCAGCCGCCACGCCCTGCCGCTGACCCGCGACTATATGGCTGAAGCCGAGGAGCATTATCTTTAGCCTCGCGATGGGAAGGGCGACAGGGGTCTGCTTCGGGGTGGAAGGGGACTTCGCCGCTCACCGCTTCGTGTTCCCCGGCGAAAGCCGGGGTCTAGGGCGTCGAACGCTGACGTCGGTGCCGTAAAGCCCTAGGCCCCGGCCTTCGCCGGGGAACACATATAGATGCTGGGCTCCACCTCAGTCGTCATCCCGGACTTGATCAGGGATCCATTATTCCGACGCTGCGTGAATGGATCCCTGATCAAGTCCGGGATGACGAAGGAAAATAAGTCCGCAACCGGTCGGATGCCGCCATTTCATCCCAGAAAGTCGCTGTCCTACAAAACCGGGTCGCGCTAGCCTCCTGTTTATGCCGTTTATTTCCACCCATATTGATCGCTTCGCCGCTTCGCCGCTTCGCCGCTTCGACCCGATCGCCCCTAAAGCGAAGAGGGAGATAGTTTGACCCTGCGCCTCGGTTCTCTTGTCGCGTTTGGGCTGCCGTTGAGGCCGCCAGCGGCTGCGCGACTATGATTTGCGCGTGAAGTTTCGCAGTTTTCCGTCTCTTTTTCCGATCGGGCCGTTGCGCCGCGTCGGCAGTCCTGCTAGCCGCGCCCGCGTCATTTCCCGCCAGAAGGTGCTGCCATGTCCGAATCCATCAAGCGCGTCGTCCTTGCCTATTCAGGGGGACTCGACACCAGCGTCATCCTGAAATGGCTGCAGGTCACCTATGGGTGCGAGGTGGTGACCTTCACCGCCGATCTGGGACAGGGCGAGGAACTCGAACCGGCGCGGGCCAAGGCCGAGCTGATGGGGATCAAGCCCGAGCATATCTATATCGACGATGTGCGCGAGGAATTCGTGCGCGACTTCGTTTTCCCGATGATGCGCGCCAATGCGCGTTATGAAGGCGATTATCTGCTCGGCACGTCGATCGCGCGGCCGTTGATTTCGAAGCGGCTGGTCGAAATCGCGCGCGAAACGGGCGCCGACGCGGTGGCGCACGGCGCGACGGGCAAGGGCAATGACCAGGTGCGCTTCGAACTGTCCTGTTATGCGCTCAACCCCGACATCAAGGTGATCGCGCCGTGGCGCGAATGGGATCTGACGAGCCGCACCGCGCTGATCGACTTCGCCGAAAAGAACCAGATTCCGGTGCCGAAGGACAAGCGCGGCGAAAGCCCCTTCTCGACCGACGCGAACCTGCTGCACACGTCCTCGGAAGGCAAGGTGCTCGAGGATCCGTGGCAGGAAACGCCCGATTACGTCTATTCGCGCACCGTGAATCCCGAGGATGCACCCGACGCGCCCGAATATATCACGATCGATTTCGAACGCGGCGATGGCGTCGCGCTCAACGGTCAGGCGATGTCGCCCGCGACGCTGCTTGCGGCGCTCAACGACCTTGGCCGCAAGCATGGCATCGGCCGCCTCGACCTCGTCGAAAACCGCTTCGTCGGCATGAAGTCGCGCGGTATGTACGAAACGCCGGGCGGCGAAATCTATGCCCGGGCGCATCGCGGGATCGAAAGCATCACGCTCGATCGCGGCGCGGCGCACCTAAAGGACGAGCTGATGCCGAAATATGCCGAGCTCATCTACAATGGCTTCTGGTTCGCGCCCGAGCGCGAGATGCTGCAGGCCGCGATCGACCACAGTCAGGAAAAGGTGAGCGGCACCGTCCGCCTGAAGCTCTACAAGGGCAATGCCAGCGTCGTCGGCCGCAAGTCGCCGAACAGCCTCTACAGCGAAGCGCATGTAACGTTCGAGGATGATGCCGGCGCTTATGACCAGAAGGATGCGGCGGGCTTCATCAAGCTGAACGCGCTGCGTCTCAAGTTGCTCGCGAAGCGCGATCGGTGACGCAGACGGGCAAGACGGCGATCCGGCAGGCCCGGGTGCCGTGGCGCTTTGTGCTGTTCACCGTCCTGCTCGCCGACATACTGCTCTTTCATCTGCGCTTCGCTTGGCCCGAGGCGGCGCTGCTCGGCTTCGTCGCCGCAGCACTGGTCTTCTTCGCAACGCTGGTGCCGCTGTTCCGCGACGGCAATGGCGCGATCCGCGAACAGGCCCAGCGCAACGATCCCGATCAGCTCATCTCGCTCGCGATCACCGTCGCGGTGCTGATGCTTGTGCTGTTCGGCGTCGGCTTCATTCTCCACGGCCGCGCCGACGCGCCGCTGCTCTGGCAGAAGATTTTGGTGCTCGGCACGCTGCTCGTCGCCTGGCTGTTCTTCAACATGGTGTTCGCGCTGCACTATGCGCATCTGTTCTACGCGCCCGATCGCAAGGGCGAGTATCGCGGCGGCATCGAATTTCCCGGCGAGCGCCAGCCCGGATATTGGGATTTCGCCTATTTCGCCTACACGCTGGGGATGACCTTTCAGACCAGCGATGTGGAGATCCACAGCCCGCATTGGCGCCGCATCGCGCTGGTCCAGAGCTTTGCCGCTTTCGTCTTCAACATCGGCGTCATCGCTTTCACGATAAACAGTCTCAGCGGCGGTTGAACCGGATTGCCGGGCCGATGGTCGCGCGACATGCCGTTTCCGGTCTTCATTTCCGGTCGCCTATGCTAATTTGCGGCATGGGGCGGACTCGGAGAACAGCATATGGATGCGCCGCCCGCCCATGATTCCGCCCGTCACGAATGGATGCCCTGCCTTGTCTGGCTGCCACGCTTTGCCCTGATCGTAACGACGCATGGCATCGCCACGCGCCTGCTACTGCCCGGCGCTTATTATGTGCGCTGGTCGCGCTCGCTGGGCCGGAAAATCTATCGCCGTCGCCATTAACTTCCTTTGGAAAGTATATTGTCTCGATTTCGCGAACGAATGGCACTGAATTTCACAAATAACGGCTTAGCATGACGTCACATCCTGCGCTAAGGGCGACGTCATGACCGCCATGCGCTTTTTTTCGGACAATGCCGCCGCCGTCCATCCCGCCGTAATGGAGGCGCTCGTCGCCGCCAATCATGTCGACACCGCCTATGACGGCGACGCGATCAGCCGGTCGCTCGACGCGGCCTTTTCAGACCTGTTCGAAACCTCTTGCGAGGTGGTGTGGATCGCGACCGGCACCGCGGCGAACAGCATCATCCTCGCCCATTTCGTGCGGCCGTGGCAGGGCATCCTCTGCTATGAAGAGGCGCATATCGAAGTCGACGAATGCGGCGCGCCGACCTTCTATTCGGGCGGCGCCAAGCTGATGACGCTGCCGGGCGCGGGCGCGAAGATCGACGCCGATGCGCTGAAGGCGCGGATCGCCGGTATCCGCAGGGATGTGCATCAGGTGCAGCCCGCCGCGATCAGCATCACCAACGCCACCGAATATGGCCTGGCGTGGCGGCCGGACGAAGTGCGCGAAATCAGTGAAATAGCGCGCGCCAATGGCATGAAGCTGCATATGGATGGCGCGCGTTTTGCCAATGCAGTCGCCTTCGCCGGCTGTTCGCCCGCCGATGTGACGTGGCGCGCGGGAGTCGATGCGCTGTCGTTCGGTTTCACCAAAAATGGTGCGATGATGGCCGAGGCACTGGTTTTCTTTGGTGGCAGCGGCGGGGCGGGGGTGCGCGAGCTCAAGAAGCGCGGCGGACATCTGCTCAGCAAGGGACGCTTCGTCGCAGCGCAGATTCGCGCGATGCTGAAGGACGATCTGTGGCTCGCCAATGCGCGCGCCGCCAACGCCGGCGCGCAGGCGC
It encodes:
- a CDS encoding argininosuccinate synthase; protein product: MSESIKRVVLAYSGGLDTSVILKWLQVTYGCEVVTFTADLGQGEELEPARAKAELMGIKPEHIYIDDVREEFVRDFVFPMMRANARYEGDYLLGTSIARPLISKRLVEIARETGADAVAHGATGKGNDQVRFELSCYALNPDIKVIAPWREWDLTSRTALIDFAEKNQIPVPKDKRGESPFSTDANLLHTSSEGKVLEDPWQETPDYVYSRTVNPEDAPDAPEYITIDFERGDGVALNGQAMSPATLLAALNDLGRKHGIGRLDLVENRFVGMKSRGMYETPGGEIYARAHRGIESITLDRGAAHLKDELMPKYAELIYNGFWFAPEREMLQAAIDHSQEKVSGTVRLKLYKGNASVVGRKSPNSLYSEAHVTFEDDAGAYDQKDAAGFIKLNALRLKLLAKRDR
- a CDS encoding threonine aldolase family protein, translated to MRFFSDNAAAVHPAVMEALVAANHVDTAYDGDAISRSLDAAFSDLFETSCEVVWIATGTAANSIILAHFVRPWQGILCYEEAHIEVDECGAPTFYSGGAKLMTLPGAGAKIDADALKARIAGIRRDVHQVQPAAISITNATEYGLAWRPDEVREISEIARANGMKLHMDGARFANAVAFAGCSPADVTWRAGVDALSFGFTKNGAMMAEALVFFGGSGGAGVRELKKRGGHLLSKGRFVAAQIRAMLKDDLWLANARAANAGAQALAQACGDRLMHPVEANELFVRLSAEEAADLRARGFDFYDWGEGAARLVTSWDQDAAAVAPLAAAIAAL
- a CDS encoding DUF1345 domain-containing protein — encoded protein: MTQTGKTAIRQARVPWRFVLFTVLLADILLFHLRFAWPEAALLGFVAAALVFFATLVPLFRDGNGAIREQAQRNDPDQLISLAITVAVLMLVLFGVGFILHGRADAPLLWQKILVLGTLLVAWLFFNMVFALHYAHLFYAPDRKGEYRGGIEFPGERQPGYWDFAYFAYTLGMTFQTSDVEIHSPHWRRIALVQSFAAFVFNIGVIAFTINSLSGG